In a single window of the Tachyglossus aculeatus isolate mTacAcu1 chromosome 14, mTacAcu1.pri, whole genome shotgun sequence genome:
- the LOC119936616 gene encoding elongation factor 1-alpha, oocyte form-like, with amino-acid sequence MPWFKGWKVERKEGNASGVTLLEALDAIIPPSRPVNKPLRLPLQDVYKIGGIGTVPVGRVETGCLKAGMVVTFVPSNVTTEVKSVEMHHKALAEALPGDNMGFNVKNVSVKDIRRGNVAGDSKNDPPMEAGSFLAQVIILNHPGQIRAGYAPVLDCHTAHIACKFAELKERIDRRSGKKLEDNPKALKSGDAALVHMVPGKAMCVETFSEFPPLE; translated from the exons ATGCCCTGGTTCAAGGGctggaaggtggagaggaaggagggcaacgCCAGCGGCGTCACCCTGCTCGAAGCGCTCGACGCCATCATCCCCCCGTCCCGCCCTGTCAACAAGCCCCTGCGCCTGCCGCTCCAGGATGTCTACAAGATCGGCGGCATCGGCACCGTGCCCGTAGGCCGGGTGGAGACGGGCTGCCTGAAGGCGGGCATGGTGGTCACCTTCGTGCCCAGCAACGTCACCACGGAGGTCAAGTCGGTGGAGATGCACCACAAGGCCCTGGCCGAGGCGCTGCCCGGGGACAACATGGGCTTCAACGTGAAGAACGTGTCGGTGAAGGACATCCGCCGCGGGAACGTGGCCGGAGACAGCAAGAACGACCCCCCCATGGAAGCGGGCAGCTTCTTGGCCCAGGTGATCATCCTGAACCACCCGGGCCAGATCCGGGCCGGCTACGCCCCGGTGCTGGACTGCCACACCGCCCACATCGCCTGCAAGTTCGCCGAGCTCAAGGAGAGGATCGACCGCCGCTCGGGCAAGAAGCTGGAGGACAACCCCAAGGCGCTCAAGTCCGGGGACGCCGCCCTGGTGCACATGGTGCCCGGCAAGGCCATGTGCGTGGAGACCTTCTCcgagtttccccctctag AGTGA